The following proteins are encoded in a genomic region of uncultured Ilyobacter sp.:
- a CDS encoding tRNA1(Val) (adenine(37)-N6)-methyltransferase has protein sequence MKIIQRADYFNFSLDSVLVSEFLTINRGVKKILDLGTGNGSIPMLLSSRSKAHITGVEIQEVSADLARRNIELNSLEDQVDIIQDDLKNWKKHFRNGSQDAVISNPPFFKFNGNTELLNDLDQLTYARHEITADLEDIISTASGLLKDRGYFALVHRPDRMIEILDLMRKYEISPKRLQFCHSKFGKPAKTILVEGIKYGKEGISILPPLYTHTEDGSYSPEVLEMFK, from the coding sequence ATGAAGATAATCCAAAGAGCCGACTATTTTAATTTTTCACTGGATTCTGTGCTCGTTTCTGAATTTCTTACTATAAACCGTGGTGTGAAGAAAATACTAGATCTTGGGACAGGGAACGGGTCTATACCAATGCTTCTTTCTAGCCGTTCAAAGGCTCATATAACCGGGGTTGAGATACAGGAGGTTTCTGCAGACCTAGCCAGAAGAAATATTGAACTAAACAGCCTAGAAGACCAGGTGGATATTATACAGGATGATTTGAAAAACTGGAAAAAGCATTTTAGGAATGGAAGTCAGGATGCAGTTATAAGCAACCCTCCTTTTTTTAAGTTTAACGGAAACACCGAACTTTTGAATGATTTGGATCAGCTTACCTATGCCAGACATGAGATAACAGCTGACCTAGAAGATATTATATCCACTGCATCGGGCTTATTAAAAGACCGGGGATATTTTGCCCTGGTTCACAGACCAGACAGGATGATTGAAATACTAGACCTAATGAGAAAATATGAAATCTCCCCTAAAAGACTTCAGTTTTGTCATTCGAAATTTGGGAAACCAGCAAAGACAATCCTGGTTGAGGGAATCAAATATGGAAAAGAGGGGATATCCATACTTCCGCCTCTATACACCCATACAGAAGACGGATCTTACTCTCCTGAGGTGTTGGAGATGTTTAAATAA
- a CDS encoding ATP-binding protein: MKKINFCMKIILLFTMIFFKAFSLLEDSLSPEDIAYMKSKKIVKFAYIQRSSMGKSYNDVYNEELIKTFSEKTDMKTLVVKGSFDKINNLKDIDIIIDSPKSGMEYSETPTINVLQYAFYRLKGGENREENFLKNKKIAVLEGDHSPVSRLEKIAENIELIRVKNTEEGFSLLRDKKIDLFFTLRDDMYMRLPEQKIFEKFTLNKNSYLEKKFSVKSKNGNLKRISSAFVENYGHLEKTKDYEKSSARFLWKLMEISPAEKRYLREKGSIRIGGFLKGLAPIMYFDSSRKLKGAVLDYINMFKYGAGIEVSLIPDYINKGKSLEEYGRELNIDLFVVASKELEHKELAMTRPYYRCTLGIFGLEQAGDNFFRDLNELSGKKIGIVHDKSLLPLLEIDSNFEMKPADNLEELYKMTKTGKIDYFIYDYTLMSNSRNKKGMNNLKLYGILDKDFSLSFATFKEDIILRNIVDKILKFTDTDEVFSKWSFKAQENTEESPYRQWMIIFGVVLLILVPYLMILKNEINKRKKAEIRLLETKRELENALNIKTAFLANVSHELKTPLTAIMGFTKLLMKREENPKKQQLLENIQVAGDTLVTFIDNILDLSKLEAGKVELKYRRINLRNMIDNIERICNGLNKGRNVFFIMNVTEKVPKYFMGDEVRLTEVILNLVNNAFKFTKSGKVEVKFDSYDEKLFISITDTGMGIPKDKLSSIFERYHQLDLNENIEKKGFGLGLTIVKEIVDMMEGEIEVKSKYKEWTTFKITIPIKKKLELVGSIRGKSN; the protein is encoded by the coding sequence TTGAAAAAAATAAACTTCTGCATGAAAATTATTTTATTATTCACAATGATTTTTTTTAAAGCCTTTTCCCTTTTAGAAGACTCACTGAGTCCAGAAGATATAGCATACATGAAAAGTAAGAAGATAGTAAAATTTGCCTATATCCAGCGAAGCTCAATGGGAAAAAGCTATAATGATGTATATAACGAAGAATTAATAAAAACTTTTAGTGAAAAAACTGACATGAAAACTCTTGTAGTTAAAGGAAGTTTTGATAAGATAAACAATTTAAAAGATATAGATATAATAATAGACAGTCCCAAGTCGGGCATGGAATACTCAGAGACTCCAACTATAAACGTACTTCAGTATGCATTTTACAGACTTAAAGGAGGAGAAAATAGAGAGGAAAACTTTTTAAAAAATAAAAAAATAGCAGTGCTAGAGGGAGACCACTCCCCTGTGAGTAGGCTTGAAAAAATAGCTGAGAATATAGAGCTTATCCGGGTGAAAAATACAGAAGAAGGGTTCTCTCTTCTGAGAGATAAAAAAATAGACCTGTTTTTTACATTGAGAGACGATATGTATATGAGACTTCCTGAGCAGAAAATATTTGAAAAATTCACTTTAAATAAAAATTCATACTTGGAAAAAAAATTCAGTGTCAAATCCAAAAACGGAAACTTAAAAAGAATATCTAGTGCATTTGTAGAAAACTACGGACATCTTGAAAAAACGAAAGATTACGAAAAAAGTTCCGCTAGATTTTTGTGGAAACTTATGGAAATCTCTCCTGCAGAAAAAAGATACCTCAGAGAAAAGGGGAGTATCAGAATCGGAGGGTTTTTAAAGGGCCTGGCCCCTATTATGTATTTTGATTCTTCTAGAAAGCTAAAGGGTGCAGTTTTAGACTATATAAATATGTTTAAATATGGTGCTGGTATAGAGGTATCACTTATTCCAGACTACATAAACAAAGGCAAATCTTTAGAGGAATATGGTAGAGAATTAAACATCGATCTTTTTGTCGTGGCTTCAAAGGAACTAGAGCACAAGGAGCTTGCTATGACAAGACCTTATTATCGCTGTACTCTGGGAATTTTTGGACTAGAACAGGCTGGAGACAATTTTTTCAGGGATTTAAATGAACTTTCTGGAAAAAAAATAGGTATTGTACATGATAAATCTCTTCTGCCACTACTAGAGATAGATTCAAATTTTGAGATGAAACCTGCTGACAACCTTGAAGAACTTTACAAAATGACTAAAACAGGTAAAATAGATTATTTTATCTATGACTATACTCTCATGAGTAACTCTAGAAATAAAAAAGGAATGAACAATTTAAAACTTTACGGAATATTGGATAAAGATTTTTCCCTTTCATTTGCCACATTTAAAGAGGATATTATCCTTAGAAATATTGTGGATAAGATTTTAAAATTTACAGATACTGATGAGGTTTTTTCAAAATGGTCTTTTAAAGCCCAGGAAAATACTGAAGAGTCACCTTACAGACAGTGGATGATAATATTCGGAGTAGTTCTACTGATATTAGTGCCTTATCTCATGATTCTAAAAAATGAGATTAATAAGAGAAAAAAAGCAGAAATAAGGCTGCTAGAAACAAAAAGAGAATTAGAAAATGCCTTGAATATAAAAACCGCCTTTTTAGCCAATGTGAGCCACGAGTTAAAAACTCCATTAACTGCAATCATGGGATTCACAAAACTCCTTATGAAAAGAGAGGAAAATCCGAAAAAACAACAACTTCTTGAAAATATCCAAGTGGCCGGAGATACCCTGGTTACCTTTATAGACAATATTTTAGATTTATCTAAATTAGAGGCCGGAAAAGTGGAACTCAAATATAGAAGAATCAACTTGAGAAATATGATAGATAACATCGAAAGAATATGTAATGGTCTAAACAAAGGACGTAACGTATTTTTCATCATGAATGTAACAGAAAAGGTTCCAAAATATTTTATGGGTGATGAAGTTAGACTTACAGAGGTTATATTGAATCTTGTCAATAACGCCTTTAAATTTACAAAATCTGGAAAGGTTGAGGTAAAGTTCGATAGTTATGATGAAAAGCTCTTTATAAGCATAACAGATACAGGGATGGGAATTCCTAAGGACAAACTAAGCTCTATCTTCGAGAGGTACCACCAGCTAGACCTTAATGAGAACATAGAGAAAAAAGGCTTTGGCCTGGGCCTTACAATAGTAAAAGAGATAGTGGATATGATGGAAGGGGAAATAGAGGTAAAAAGTAAGTATAAAGAATGGACAACATTTAAAATAACCATCCCTATCAAGAAAAAGCTTGAATTGGTGGGAAGCATCCGTGGTAAATCCAATTAA
- the raiA gene encoding ribosome-associated translation inhibitor RaiA: protein MKIIIRGRHLEVTDAIKNFAEEKVQKLEKYFDHIDEVEVVLSGHMHKEFEAEAIAKVKSHSYVVKAKDKDLYNAISESKTKLKDILVNEKHKIIDSKRTPLA, encoded by the coding sequence ATGAAAATTATCATAAGAGGAAGACACCTGGAAGTAACAGATGCTATCAAAAATTTTGCTGAGGAAAAAGTGCAAAAGTTGGAAAAATATTTTGATCATATTGATGAAGTTGAAGTAGTTCTTTCTGGACATATGCACAAGGAATTTGAAGCTGAAGCTATTGCAAAGGTAAAAAGCCACAGCTATGTTGTAAAAGCAAAGGACAAAGACCTTTACAATGCAATAAGTGAATCTAAGACTAAACTGAAAGATATATTAGTAAATGAAAAACATAAAATAATTGATTCTAAAAGAACACCTTTAGCATAG
- a CDS encoding hemolysin III family protein: protein MKIINKFSREEEIANALSHGLGIPLSIIALVFLSVKGVKANSSLSAVGFIVFGISLFIMYTMSTLYHSLRPGRAKRVFERLDHCSIYILIAGTYTPFCFTLLKGKAGWILFGFQWGLALMGIVFKSIWIDKWVAAATAVYAAMGWSIIFVIQTLLASIAYGGFLLLLIGGILYTLGIIFFALPLFKYHHGVWHFFVLGGSITHFFCIYLYL from the coding sequence ATGAAGATTATAAATAAATTTTCCAGAGAAGAAGAGATAGCCAACGCCTTATCCCACGGATTAGGAATACCGCTTTCCATAATAGCTTTAGTTTTTTTATCTGTCAAGGGAGTAAAGGCTAACAGCAGTCTAAGTGCAGTCGGATTCATTGTTTTTGGTATTTCACTTTTTATCATGTACACTATGTCTACTTTATATCACTCTCTCAGACCAGGTAGGGCAAAGAGGGTTTTCGAGCGTCTTGACCACTGCTCTATTTATATTTTGATAGCTGGAACCTATACTCCCTTTTGTTTTACCCTCTTAAAGGGAAAGGCAGGGTGGATTCTCTTTGGGTTTCAATGGGGACTTGCTCTTATGGGGATCGTATTCAAGTCCATCTGGATAGACAAGTGGGTCGCTGCGGCAACTGCTGTATACGCCGCTATGGGCTGGTCTATAATTTTTGTTATACAGACACTACTGGCCTCTATAGCCTATGGTGGATTCTTACTCCTCCTTATAGGGGGGATCCTCTATACTCTGGGAATAATATTTTTTGCCCTTCCTCTGTTTAAATATCATCACGGAGTCTGGCATTTTTTCGTCCTAGGAGGAAGTATAACTCATTTTTTCTGTATATACCTTTATCTGTGA
- a CDS encoding YchJ family protein, whose protein sequence is MKICPCESGKKYEDCCKKYIKGTLVPSTAELLMRSRYTAYVVGEIDYILKTHDPSTVSDISRDTVADWSESSKWEGLEIVKTKAGKVRDKKGIVEFKASYIVNDKRHIHHEKSLFVKIKGRWYYHGWAE, encoded by the coding sequence ATGAAGATATGCCCCTGTGAAAGTGGTAAAAAATATGAAGATTGCTGCAAAAAATATATAAAAGGAACTCTTGTACCTTCTACGGCTGAGCTCCTTATGAGATCGAGATATACTGCATATGTAGTAGGTGAAATCGATTATATATTAAAAACCCACGATCCATCTACTGTGTCAGATATCAGTAGAGATACAGTTGCCGATTGGTCAGAATCTTCTAAATGGGAGGGCCTTGAAATAGTAAAAACAAAGGCAGGAAAAGTAAGAGATAAAAAAGGCATTGTGGAATTTAAAGCCTCTTATATAGTTAATGATAAAAGACATATTCATCATGAAAAGAGTCTCTTTGTAAAAATAAAGGGCAGATGGTATTATCACGGCTGGGCAGAATAA
- a CDS encoding HAD family hydrolase, with product MKILSFDLDGTLLTDDKKISERTLEVLLRCKEEGKVIVFNSSRPTQFIYSVLPEVFHEDVVISSNGAMVYKNKKLIHENLIDKNTVWDIIQMIETVFNDMFIIVEQDNKSLTRCKDREYNEQMLCSYHEFSKENVIDSPKILLKTKDLDYFDLNILNMLIPESCRLIFTDNMEFAQLVHADTNKLYGVNKVLEIEKISLEDLVSFGDDFNDLEILSWSGYGVAMGNAIEEIKNVSKYIADTNEKDGVAKFIEAYVLEKIEAA from the coding sequence ATGAAAATATTGTCTTTTGATCTTGACGGGACTCTTTTGACAGATGATAAAAAAATATCAGAAAGAACCTTAGAGGTACTTTTGAGATGTAAAGAAGAAGGAAAGGTAATTGTTTTTAACAGCAGTCGTCCTACTCAGTTTATATATAGCGTTCTCCCAGAAGTTTTCCATGAGGATGTAGTCATCTCTTCAAATGGAGCAATGGTGTATAAAAACAAAAAACTTATTCATGAAAATTTAATAGACAAAAACACAGTATGGGATATTATTCAGATGATAGAAACTGTTTTTAATGATATGTTTATTATAGTAGAACAAGATAACAAGAGTCTTACTAGATGTAAAGACAGAGAGTATAATGAACAGATGCTTTGCAGTTATCATGAATTCTCCAAGGAAAATGTCATAGACTCACCGAAAATACTTTTAAAGACTAAAGATTTGGACTATTTTGATTTAAACATCTTAAATATGCTTATTCCAGAATCATGTAGACTGATTTTTACAGATAATATGGAATTTGCTCAGCTTGTTCATGCTGACACCAACAAGCTTTACGGGGTGAATAAAGTACTAGAAATAGAAAAAATAAGCCTTGAAGATCTTGTGTCCTTTGGAGACGACTTCAATGACCTTGAGATACTAAGCTGGTCTGGTTATGGAGTGGCAATGGGAAACGCCATTGAAGAGATCAAAAATGTGTCAAAGTATATTGCAGACACAAATGAAAAAGATGGGGTGGCAAAATTTATAGAGGCCTATGTATTGGAAAAAATAGAGGCAGCATAA
- a CDS encoding VanZ family protein, which translates to MKKYFFIFLTFLIMIIIFKFSSEDAATSSMRSEKVVHLMEKVLTENISKETYSHLVRNFAHFILYFLLGISLQFSFDDSSKTLGTQLKVLAIVFFYACSDEFHQSFVPGRSLEFKDLLIDITGGLASIIILAFFRKIFKTVSLEIT; encoded by the coding sequence ATGAAAAAATACTTTTTTATATTTTTAACTTTTCTCATAATGATTATTATTTTTAAATTTTCCAGTGAAGATGCAGCTACTTCCTCTATGCGATCTGAGAAGGTAGTTCATCTCATGGAAAAAGTTTTGACAGAGAACATCAGTAAAGAAACTTACTCTCACTTAGTGAGAAATTTTGCTCACTTTATACTGTATTTTTTACTGGGAATTTCACTGCAGTTTTCCTTTGATGACAGTTCTAAGACCCTAGGCACTCAGCTCAAGGTTCTGGCTATTGTTTTCTTCTATGCCTGTTCTGACGAATTTCATCAGAGTTTTGTTCCAGGAAGGAGTTTAGAGTTTAAAGATTTGTTAATTGACATTACCGGTGGATTAGCATCAATTATTATATTGGCATTTTTTAGAAAAATATTTAAAACCGTCAGCTTAGAGATAACATAG
- the sixA gene encoding phosphohistidine phosphatase SixA, producing the protein MIVYLARHGEAVSVEKNPERPLSQEGKNEVEKMAFLLETMGLKVNKVIHSGKKRAEESAEIFSKKLCNGNTSVAKGLKPNDSVKEFWEKSKDEDNTMYVGHLPFMEKLASFILTDEEDRIPVKIKTGGVLCL; encoded by the coding sequence ATGATTGTGTATCTAGCCAGGCACGGAGAGGCAGTCTCAGTAGAAAAAAATCCCGAGAGGCCTCTTTCACAAGAGGGTAAAAATGAAGTGGAAAAAATGGCCTTTTTGCTTGAAACCATGGGATTAAAAGTAAACAAAGTAATACACAGCGGGAAGAAACGAGCTGAAGAATCTGCTGAAATTTTTTCTAAAAAACTCTGTAACGGTAATACATCAGTAGCTAAAGGATTAAAACCCAATGACAGTGTAAAAGAATTTTGGGAAAAATCAAAAGATGAAGATAATACCATGTATGTGGGACACTTGCCCTTCATGGAAAAACTAGCTTCGTTTATTCTGACTGATGAAGAAGACCGGATTCCTGTTAAGATAAAAACAGGTGGTGTGCTGTGTCTATAA
- a CDS encoding Mth938-like domain-containing protein: protein MKNCLNNFSPKILNFSWGVMDIEGYGQGKDFKLYPGGARPWDWSETGTEHSPGIQPEDVEELIEKGCQIVVLSQGVYSSLKVMDSTIELLEKNNVEYHILDTRKAVELYNKLAGENLRIGGLFHSTC from the coding sequence ATGAAAAATTGTCTTAATAATTTTTCACCTAAGATACTGAACTTTTCATGGGGAGTAATGGATATAGAGGGATATGGACAGGGAAAGGATTTTAAGCTCTATCCAGGTGGTGCTAGACCCTGGGACTGGTCTGAGACTGGAACAGAACACTCTCCTGGTATACAGCCGGAAGATGTAGAAGAGCTCATAGAAAAAGGATGCCAAATAGTAGTACTCTCTCAAGGAGTGTACTCAAGCTTGAAAGTAATGGACTCAACTATAGAGCTGCTAGAAAAAAATAATGTCGAATATCACATCCTAGACACCAGGAAGGCTGTTGAGCTCTATAACAAATTAGCAGGTGAAAATCTTCGTATAGGGGGATTATTCCATTCTACCTGCTAG
- the corA gene encoding magnesium/cobalt transporter CorA, which produces MGKGSKKKIKKVGVPPGTLVYTGDKTSEKINIEYFVYDEKECQVLSYSASDINKLNSVDNKVVWINIFGLTDTTFIEKIGEKFNVHSLILEDILHTAQRPKIEESEDYLFMVLKMMSVSKGNYKIEEEQVSLILREGVVISFQEHEGDVFDIIRDRILNSKGRLRKKKADYLFYTLLDTIIDNYFLILEEYDNRLEELNTDVLDRPKSDLVESLQKIRVYLNSMKRDLWPLRDAVGKLEKNESIMLNENTKLYIRDLYDHTLQIIDLMEGLRDSLSNIFELYMTGVSNRMNEIMKILTIIATIFIPLTFIAGIYGMNFEYMPELKYKMGYPILIIFMIFIFVGLIAFFRKKKWL; this is translated from the coding sequence ATGGGAAAAGGTTCTAAAAAGAAGATTAAAAAAGTAGGAGTCCCGCCTGGAACCCTTGTTTACACTGGGGATAAAACTTCCGAAAAAATTAATATAGAGTATTTTGTTTATGATGAAAAAGAATGTCAGGTTTTAAGCTACAGTGCGTCAGATATCAATAAATTAAATTCAGTAGATAACAAAGTAGTATGGATAAATATTTTTGGATTAACAGACACCACTTTCATAGAAAAAATCGGAGAAAAATTTAATGTTCATTCACTTATTTTAGAAGATATTCTTCACACGGCTCAAAGACCTAAAATTGAGGAATCAGAAGACTATCTTTTTATGGTTTTAAAAATGATGAGTGTTTCTAAGGGAAATTATAAAATAGAGGAGGAGCAGGTGAGCCTTATACTTAGAGAGGGGGTTGTTATATCCTTTCAGGAGCATGAAGGTGATGTTTTTGATATAATTAGGGACAGGATTTTAAACTCCAAAGGCAGGCTGAGGAAAAAAAAGGCAGACTATTTGTTTTATACTCTTTTAGACACGATAATAGACAATTACTTCCTGATATTAGAGGAATATGATAACAGGCTTGAGGAATTGAATACAGACGTTCTTGACAGGCCAAAATCAGATTTAGTGGAAAGTTTGCAAAAGATAAGAGTTTATCTAAACAGCATGAAAAGAGACCTTTGGCCCCTGAGGGATGCAGTGGGAAAGTTAGAAAAAAATGAATCTATTATGCTGAATGAAAATACCAAACTCTATATCCGTGACCTCTATGATCATACACTTCAAATAATAGATTTGATGGAGGGGCTGAGAGATTCTCTAAGCAATATCTTTGAGTTATATATGACAGGGGTAAGCAATAGAATGAATGAAATAATGAAAATCCTGACTATTATCGCGACTATTTTTATACCTCTTACCTTTATTGCAGGTATCTACGGGATGAACTTTGAATATATGCCTGAACTTAAGTATAAGATGGGGTATCCTATTTTAATTATCTTTATGATTTTTATTTTTGTAGGGCTTATTGCTTTTTTCAGAAAGAAAAAATGGCTTTAA
- a CDS encoding carbon starvation protein A — translation MITFLIALATLIGGYFIYGKIVENAFGIDENNPTPAKKLADGVDYVELDWKKAFLIQFLNIAGLGPIFGAVAGALWGPAAFLWIVFGCIFAGAVHDYLAGMLSLRHDGATIAEIVGKYLGTSAKNVMRVFSVVLLVLVGVVFVVGPAGILTNILPGVSKMTWVGIIIIYYIIATVLPVDKLIGKVYPIFGASLIIMGLGIAIGLFVKGYQIPELTLQNLNPKGTPFYPFLFITIACGAISGFHATQSPLMARCIKNEKEGKRVFFGSMIAEGVIALIWAAAAMTFFGGTEGLAAAGPAGVVVNTISNSMLGKVGGALALLGVVACPITSGDTAFRSARLAIADATNFKQGPIKNRFIIALPLFAVGIALCFMDFGIIWRYFAWSNQTLATIVLWAGAVYLSQRGKNFWISAVPATFMTAVVTTYIIIAPEGLTLPTSVGYPVGLGVAVASLALFLKKRSAQPLGEVA, via the coding sequence GGCCAAAAAGCTGGCAGATGGTGTTGACTACGTTGAGCTAGACTGGAAAAAAGCTTTCCTTATACAGTTCCTAAATATCGCTGGATTAGGACCTATATTTGGAGCGGTGGCAGGAGCTCTTTGGGGACCAGCTGCATTTCTATGGATTGTATTTGGATGTATCTTTGCAGGTGCGGTACACGATTACTTAGCAGGTATGCTTTCTCTGAGACATGATGGAGCTACAATAGCTGAGATAGTTGGTAAATATCTTGGTACTAGTGCAAAAAATGTAATGAGAGTTTTCTCAGTTGTTTTACTTGTGTTAGTAGGAGTCGTATTCGTAGTAGGTCCAGCAGGAATATTGACAAATATTCTGCCTGGAGTCAGCAAAATGACTTGGGTTGGAATTATCATAATTTATTATATAATAGCTACTGTACTTCCAGTAGACAAATTAATCGGTAAGGTTTATCCAATATTTGGAGCATCTTTGATTATAATGGGACTAGGTATTGCAATTGGATTATTTGTAAAAGGATATCAGATTCCTGAATTAACACTTCAGAATTTAAATCCTAAGGGGACACCGTTTTATCCATTCCTATTTATAACAATTGCTTGCGGAGCCATATCTGGATTCCATGCTACTCAGTCTCCACTGATGGCGAGATGTATAAAAAATGAAAAAGAAGGTAAAAGAGTATTCTTCGGTTCAATGATAGCAGAAGGAGTTATAGCTCTTATCTGGGCAGCAGCTGCCATGACTTTCTTTGGAGGAACTGAAGGCCTTGCAGCAGCAGGTCCGGCAGGAGTTGTTGTAAATACAATATCTAATTCAATGCTTGGAAAAGTCGGCGGAGCCCTTGCTCTTTTAGGAGTAGTTGCTTGTCCGATAACATCTGGAGATACGGCCTTTAGAAGTGCTAGACTAGCGATCGCAGATGCTACAAATTTCAAACAAGGACCTATAAAAAACAGATTTATTATAGCTCTTCCATTGTTCGCAGTTGGTATCGCACTTTGCTTCATGGATTTTGGGATCATCTGGAGATATTTTGCATGGTCAAATCAAACACTTGCTACTATAGTTTTATGGGCTGGAGCGGTATATCTGTCACAGAGAGGAAAGAACTTCTGGATTTCAGCAGTACCGGCTACATTTATGACAGCAGTTGTTACCACATATATAATCATAGCACCTGAGGGATTGACATTACCAACTTCAGTTGGATATCCAGTAGGACTTGGAGTTGCAGTAGCTTCATTAGCTCTTTTCCTAAAAAAGAGAAGTGCTCAGCCTCTTGGAGAAGTTGCTTAG